TGTTGCCATCGCCACCGGCAGTGTGTGGTTTGGATTTCCAACGGTACGGACACGGGTGGCCTATCTCAATCTTGAGCTTCCTGGGTACTACCTCAAGGAACGCGTCCAGACCATTCTGCGGGCATCCGAAATTCCCGATGATCTGTTTCTCATCTCCCAGCCCTTCCTCACCGGCCGTATCGATGTTCTCAATCCCGATCACATTCTCGGATTTAAACGAATGATCAAGAATCACGGGATCAGGCTCCTTATCCTCGATGCCTTCAGCCGGATCCACACTGCGGACGAAATCTCGGGACAGCAGATGGGCGAGGTCATGGGCGCCTGCGATGAGTTGAGGTTCGAGACAAAATCTGCTGTCGAGCTATGCCATCACGAGCGCAAGGGTCAGACATCCAGGGGCTCAGCCGGGGACTCAGATATTGACGCCCTCAGGGGTCATAGCCGTCTGTTGAGCGATCCTCAGACGCTGATTCGTCTCCGGGAGGTTAAGAAGCGGCTTCGGCTTGCCTTTACAAAACTGAATCTCGGACCTCCCGTCGATGGGATCTGGCTGGCTCGACGTGAAGATGGAACCTTTGAGGTCACCGAGGAACCGCCAGACAAGAGCATGGAACGAGAGGAGAATATTGAGGCTCTTGAGAATGCTGGCCGTGAAGCAGGAGCCGCCGGGCTCACGGTAGCCAAGGCACAAGCATTGATGCCGCACCGTCGTGGGGAAAACACTGTCCACAATATTTTCAAGGACCTTGGCTTTAAGAAGGTTGGTTCTGGCCGGACAACCACATGGGTGTTTAAGGGTCAAAATGAATCCCGTAACTGAAAACAACTACGAGATAGCTACGGGATACTCGCAACCTGTTGGTTGGTTATACGTTACAGGGAATCACGAATCTTATCCCGTAACAAGGAGGAGTCTTCTGTATTTATCTCGTAATGAATCCCGTAACTCACCCCCTTATAGGGGGTGTTACGGGATTACGAGATTCGGGAAGACGTGCAATAAATACCAGATTTAACGTGAAATTGAACAACACGGAGTTATGACATGGTACGAGTCAAATCATCTGTCGTTGTTTCGACATCAGCCCGACGACCAACCCCCGGATGTAATGTCCGAGGGCGGTTGGCAACTCCAATGGGTCCGCTCGTCGCTGGCTCAGGAGATGCCCTCTTCGAGAATCCTCTTTACGGCGTCGAGATCGCGACGGGCTGTCGCCAGCACGACACTTTTCACGAACCTCGATGCCTTCGCCGAGCCCGCGACCTTGTGGATCAGATCCCGTTCACTCCGAAGCAGCCGGAAGGCGAAGACGACCTGCTCATCCGCGCCGGTCTTCGGTGTGGCCTCCGGGGCCGTAGCCTTTGGATCCGGCTGGTTGCCTTTTTGCCCGGGTGCCGTCTTGCGGGTCTTGTCCTTCTTGGCGGCAGTCTGGCTGCCCTTGCTGATCTGCTTCTTAGCCATGGTCGCTTCTCCTTCTGGTTATTGGTTCGTCCTGGTCATCTTGTCCAGCGCCGGATTAATGCCTGCCTCTCCATCGTCGCAGGAGAGCAGCTGTTCAATTTCTGTGGCCCAGTGCAGGAAGTCGTACCGGCCACCGGCGATTGTGTTGTCCGATATCTCAGCAGCCTCGCGCATGAGCCCAGCCGCCTTGGCGAGCAGGTCGGCGGCTTGTTTGGCTTTCTTCGTGGCCTTCGCGTTCATCGTTCCCTCCTTTATGGGCCAGGCCCCATCGCCCGGCGCATTGGTAACAACGCTTCCAACCCCAGAGAAGTCAAGTTAGGGGTGCAACAAAAATGACAAGAAACAAAAGATTAACGCTGTGGTCCGCTTTGCCTCCGTACCTCGGTGGAAAGCGCCGTCTTTGTCCCCTGATCTTCCGTGAAGTGGACCGAATCCTGCCACGGAAGCTATGGCCGGGTATGACATTCCTGGACGGGTTCCTTGGGGGCGGGTC
This sequence is a window from Candidatus Eisenbacteria bacterium. Protein-coding genes within it:
- a CDS encoding helicase RepA family protein — translated: MIKWRVSLSGDPKYIHAKGDSARVYGLNWLAQREDKCFVVLVEGESCTWTLLHCDYPVLGIPGASNAEKLELVHIRDVPYIYIVQERDDAGCQFVDGLTKRLRALHWVGDVFILQPPEGIKDTNDWYKSDPDGFKPCFEKALEDAAPLDYFPDPFKGAILDCGSFLQEDIRRPNNLLGDGVLTEGCLAVLYGVPGTGKSWALLQQAVAIATGSVWFGFPTVRTRVAYLNLELPGYYLKERVQTILRASEIPDDLFLISQPFLTGRIDVLNPDHILGFKRMIKNHGIRLLILDAFSRIHTADEISGQQMGEVMGACDELRFETKSAVELCHHERKGQTSRGSAGDSDIDALRGHSRLLSDPQTLIRLREVKKRLRLAFTKLNLGPPVDGIWLARREDGTFEVTEEPPDKSMEREENIEALENAGREAGAAGLTVAKAQALMPHRRGENTVHNIFKDLGFKKVGSGRTTTWVFKGQNESRN